From Cellulomonas dongxiuzhuiae, the proteins below share one genomic window:
- a CDS encoding LacI family DNA-binding transcriptional regulator has translation MHAPRATSRDVARLAGVAQSTVSYVLAGKGSISPETRERVRQAAEQLHYQPNLAARAMRTRRTGRVAAVMGLPTYNPAAMLAGASAAAQGAGYLMDVLHVDGSIETRSERVLELARSGQFEGVLSFTPLQPAAEDLAPTDVPVVVSETFDDEMHAAGELVDASPVVAFVEHLAALGHARFLHVAGPSQYASAVARRIAYLATVERLGLTSLGVVEGDWSGQAGLDAILSLPEDAPPLAVIASNDLVAVGVMRGAAQRGWSVPGDVSVTGWDNADVGPYLTPSLTTVDTDRAEAGRRAMRQLVAALRQEAAPHGLPPLTTIVWRESTAPPADRTARP, from the coding sequence ATGCACGCACCGCGCGCCACCAGCCGCGACGTCGCACGCCTGGCGGGCGTGGCGCAGTCGACGGTCTCCTACGTGCTCGCGGGCAAGGGGTCGATCTCCCCCGAGACGCGCGAGCGCGTCCGGCAGGCCGCCGAGCAGCTGCACTACCAGCCGAACCTCGCTGCCCGCGCGATGCGCACGCGCCGCACCGGACGCGTGGCGGCCGTCATGGGCCTGCCGACCTACAACCCCGCCGCCATGCTCGCGGGCGCCTCCGCCGCCGCGCAGGGCGCGGGCTACCTCATGGACGTCCTCCACGTCGACGGCAGCATCGAGACCCGCAGCGAGCGCGTCCTCGAGCTCGCGCGGTCCGGCCAGTTCGAGGGGGTCCTCTCCTTCACCCCGCTCCAGCCCGCCGCCGAGGACCTCGCGCCGACCGACGTCCCCGTCGTGGTGTCCGAGACGTTCGACGACGAGATGCACGCCGCCGGGGAGCTCGTCGACGCCTCACCGGTCGTGGCGTTCGTCGAGCACCTGGCCGCGCTCGGACACGCGCGCTTCCTCCACGTCGCCGGCCCCTCCCAGTACGCCTCCGCCGTGGCACGCCGCATCGCGTACCTGGCGACCGTGGAGCGCCTCGGCCTGACGTCGCTCGGCGTGGTCGAGGGCGACTGGTCCGGCCAGGCGGGCCTCGACGCGATCCTGTCGCTGCCCGAGGACGCCCCGCCCCTCGCCGTCATCGCGAGCAACGACCTCGTCGCCGTCGGCGTGATGCGTGGTGCCGCGCAGCGCGGTTGGTCCGTCCCCGGGGACGTCAGCGTCACCGGGTGGGACAACGCCGACGTGGGGCCCTACCTGACACCGTCCCTCACCACCGTCGACACCGACCGCGCCGAGGCCGGACGGCGCGCGATGCGGCAGCTCGTCGCGGCCCTGCGCCAGGAGGCGGCCCCCCACGGTCTCCCCCCGCTCACCACCATCGTCTGGCGCGAGTCCACCGCCCCACCCGCGGACCGGACCGCGCGGCCGTGA
- a CDS encoding Gfo/Idh/MocA family protein: MLNIAVVGTGSIAAAHLAGYAAFPEECRVVALHDAVASRAHDTKAASGLADADVVTYDELLARDDVDLVSVCTPPSSHRSVTVDLLRSGKNVLVEKPMAPSVADCDEMLAAARQAGKTLSVVAQNRFRNDLAAVKETIDSGLLGPVSHARVDSAWWRGTPYYDLDWRGTWQSEGGGPTLNHAIHHVDLLLWMLGRPERVTAVMTNAWHDNSEVEDLSVALLEWEQTIATLTASVVHHGEQQAFAVQGRDAAVAQPWSVAAESAQPNGFPARGGNTDLVARIEKLAADRVPLVHEGHAGQLGDVVNALVAGRAPAITGEDGRRTVEVVTAIYQAAIERRPVDLPLDPASPWYTGEALLAQAPRYHEKTGAVASQEGVISLGGSPGPHA, encoded by the coding sequence ATGCTCAACATCGCGGTCGTCGGGACCGGCAGCATCGCTGCGGCGCACCTCGCGGGGTACGCGGCGTTCCCGGAGGAGTGCCGCGTCGTCGCGCTGCACGACGCCGTGGCGTCCCGGGCGCACGACACGAAGGCCGCCTCGGGGCTCGCCGACGCCGACGTGGTCACCTACGACGAGCTCCTGGCTCGTGACGACGTCGACCTGGTGAGCGTCTGCACGCCGCCGTCGTCGCACCGGTCCGTCACCGTGGACCTGCTCCGCTCGGGCAAGAACGTCCTCGTCGAGAAGCCGATGGCACCCTCGGTCGCCGACTGCGACGAGATGCTCGCGGCCGCACGCCAGGCCGGGAAGACGCTCAGCGTGGTCGCGCAGAACCGGTTCCGCAACGACCTCGCCGCGGTGAAGGAGACGATCGACTCGGGACTGCTCGGACCGGTGTCGCACGCGCGTGTCGACTCGGCGTGGTGGCGCGGCACGCCGTACTACGACCTGGACTGGCGGGGCACCTGGCAGTCCGAGGGCGGCGGCCCCACGCTCAACCACGCGATCCACCACGTCGACCTCCTGCTGTGGATGCTCGGCCGGCCCGAGCGCGTCACGGCGGTGATGACGAACGCCTGGCACGACAACTCCGAGGTCGAGGACCTCTCCGTCGCGCTGCTCGAGTGGGAGCAGACGATCGCGACGCTGACGGCGTCCGTCGTCCACCACGGCGAGCAGCAGGCCTTCGCGGTCCAGGGCCGCGACGCCGCCGTCGCCCAGCCGTGGTCGGTGGCGGCGGAGTCCGCCCAGCCCAACGGCTTCCCGGCGCGCGGCGGCAACACCGACCTGGTCGCCCGCATCGAGAAGCTTGCCGCCGACCGCGTACCGCTCGTCCACGAGGGGCACGCGGGCCAGCTCGGTGACGTGGTGAACGCGCTCGTCGCCGGCCGCGCGCCGGCGATCACGGGTGAGGACGGGCGCCGCACGGTCGAGGTGGTCACCGCCATCTACCAGGCCGCGATCGAGCGTCGGCCCGTGGACCTGCCGCTCGATCCCGCGTCCCCGTGGTACACCGGCGAGGCGCTGCTGGCGCAGGCGCCGCGCTACCACGAGAAGACCGGGGCGGTGGCGTCGCAGGAGGGCGTGATCTCCCTCGGCGGCTCGCCCGGCCCGCACGCCTGA
- a CDS encoding Gfo/Idh/MocA family protein yields MSRTDGSTYAPDPVPAPVVGPGEFTIAAVGLDHGHIYGQVGGLIGAGAELAWVYDPDARKTAAFAARHPGVRIARSEAEVLDDPAVHLVAGAAVTSERCALGIRVMEAGKDYFTDKAPLTTLEQLAAAKDAVARTGRKYAVYYSERLHVETAVFASQLIAQGAIGRVLQVIGTGPHRLGRGRPDWFFEKERYGGILCDIGSHQIEQILHYTGASDGEVVRSQVANYHHPEHPELDDFGDAMLVMDNGATGYFRCDWFTPDGLQTWGDGRSIILGTEGFIEQRKYMQLGEPQSTGGHLYLANGEQETAFHLTGEVGYPYFGELVLDCLNRTENAMTQQHAFKAAELSVKAQLHAVDLTGRG; encoded by the coding sequence ATGAGCAGGACCGACGGCTCGACCTACGCCCCCGACCCCGTCCCCGCACCCGTCGTGGGACCGGGGGAGTTCACCATCGCCGCGGTCGGCCTGGACCACGGGCACATCTACGGCCAGGTCGGCGGCCTGATCGGTGCGGGCGCCGAGCTGGCCTGGGTCTACGACCCGGACGCGCGCAAGACCGCGGCCTTCGCCGCCCGCCACCCCGGCGTCAGGATCGCGCGCAGCGAGGCCGAGGTGCTCGACGACCCCGCCGTGCACCTCGTCGCCGGCGCCGCTGTCACCTCCGAGCGCTGCGCGCTGGGCATCCGCGTCATGGAGGCGGGCAAGGACTACTTCACCGACAAGGCGCCGCTGACGACGCTCGAGCAGCTCGCGGCCGCGAAGGACGCCGTGGCCCGGACGGGCCGCAAGTACGCGGTGTACTACTCGGAGCGGCTGCACGTGGAGACGGCCGTGTTCGCGTCGCAGCTGATCGCGCAGGGTGCGATCGGGCGCGTCCTGCAGGTCATCGGCACAGGCCCGCACCGGCTCGGCAGGGGGCGCCCGGACTGGTTCTTCGAGAAGGAGCGGTACGGCGGCATCCTGTGCGACATCGGCTCGCACCAGATCGAGCAGATCCTGCACTACACGGGTGCGTCGGACGGCGAGGTCGTCCGGTCGCAGGTCGCCAACTACCACCATCCCGAGCACCCGGAGCTCGACGACTTCGGCGACGCGATGCTCGTCATGGACAACGGCGCCACCGGCTACTTCCGCTGCGACTGGTTCACCCCGGACGGCCTGCAGACCTGGGGCGACGGTCGCTCGATCATCCTGGGCACCGAGGGGTTCATCGAGCAGCGGAAGTACATGCAGCTCGGGGAGCCGCAGTCCACCGGCGGCCACCTCTACCTCGCGAACGGCGAGCAGGAGACCGCCTTCCACCTCACGGGCGAGGTGGGCTACCCGTACTTCGGCGAGCTGGTCCTCGACTGCCTGAACCGCACCGAGAACGCCATGACCCAGCAGCACGCGTTCAAGGCCGCCGAGCTGTCGGTCAAGGCACAGCTCCACGCTGTCGACCTCACCGGTCGCGGCTGA
- a CDS encoding GuaB1 family IMP dehydrogenase-related protein has translation MRFLTGHAAASDLTYGDVFLVPSRSEVVSRFDVDLATGDGTGTTIPVVVANMTAVAGRRMAETVARRGGLAVLPQDTPEAVVRKVVSTVKQRHPVVETATVVARDDTVHTALSLIAKRSHGAAVVVDDGRPVGVVTEADCQGVDLFTQVDQVMTPDPTTVDLAVIEEGGTHGLEDAFEQLHRSRRRFSPVVSDGRLVGVLTRVGALRSSIYTPALDAQGRLRIAAAVGINGDVRAKAAHLLDSGVDVLVVDTAHGHQRKMLDALAAVRSLDPQVPVVAGNVVTAAGVRDLVEAGADIVKVGVGPGAMCTTRMMTAVGRPQFSAVLECAAEARRLGKHVWADGGVRHPRDVALALAAGASQVMVGSWFAGTHESPGDMRTDSQGRLYKESFGMASARAVAARTQGGSAFERARKGLYEEGISHSRMYLDPRRPGVEDLLDQITSGVRSAATYVGATNLAELHERAVVGIQSAAGYDEGRPLPDGW, from the coding sequence ATGCGCTTCCTCACCGGCCACGCGGCCGCGTCCGACCTCACCTATGGCGACGTCTTCCTCGTGCCCTCACGCTCCGAGGTCGTCTCACGCTTCGACGTCGACCTCGCCACGGGCGACGGCACGGGCACGACCATCCCGGTGGTCGTCGCGAACATGACGGCCGTGGCGGGTCGCCGCATGGCCGAGACCGTGGCCCGCCGCGGCGGCCTGGCGGTCCTCCCCCAGGACACCCCGGAGGCGGTCGTCCGCAAGGTCGTCTCGACCGTCAAGCAGCGCCACCCCGTGGTGGAGACCGCGACCGTCGTGGCACGCGACGACACGGTCCACACCGCGCTGAGCCTGATCGCGAAGCGCTCGCACGGCGCTGCGGTCGTCGTCGACGACGGCCGCCCGGTCGGCGTCGTCACCGAGGCGGACTGCCAGGGCGTCGACCTGTTCACGCAGGTCGACCAGGTGATGACGCCCGACCCGACGACCGTGGACCTCGCCGTGATCGAGGAGGGCGGCACGCACGGCCTCGAGGACGCGTTCGAGCAGCTCCATCGCTCACGGCGCCGCTTCTCCCCCGTCGTGTCCGACGGCCGCCTCGTCGGCGTGCTCACACGGGTGGGCGCGTTGCGCTCGTCGATCTACACGCCCGCGCTCGACGCGCAGGGCCGGCTGCGCATCGCGGCCGCCGTGGGCATCAACGGCGACGTCCGCGCCAAGGCCGCGCACCTGCTCGACTCGGGCGTCGACGTGCTCGTCGTCGACACCGCGCACGGCCACCAGCGCAAGATGCTCGACGCCCTCGCCGCGGTCCGCTCGCTCGACCCGCAGGTGCCGGTCGTGGCGGGCAACGTCGTGACGGCGGCCGGCGTCCGGGACCTCGTCGAGGCCGGCGCGGACATCGTGAAGGTCGGCGTCGGTCCCGGCGCCATGTGCACGACGCGCATGATGACCGCCGTGGGACGCCCGCAGTTCTCCGCCGTGCTCGAGTGCGCCGCCGAGGCGCGTCGTCTCGGCAAGCACGTCTGGGCGGACGGCGGCGTGCGCCACCCCCGCGACGTGGCGCTCGCGCTCGCCGCCGGCGCCTCGCAGGTCATGGTCGGGTCCTGGTTCGCCGGGACGCACGAGTCGCCCGGGGACATGCGGACCGACTCGCAGGGCCGGCTGTACAAGGAGAGCTTCGGCATGGCGTCCGCGCGTGCGGTGGCGGCGCGCACGCAGGGCGGGTCGGCGTTCGAGCGGGCCCGCAAGGGCCTGTACGAGGAAGGCATCTCGCACTCGCGGATGTACCTCGACCCGCGGCGCCCCGGCGTCGAGGACCTGCTGGACCAGATCACGTCGGGCGTGCGCTCCGCCGCGACGTACGTCGGTGCGACGAACCTCGCGGAGCTGCACGAGCGGGCCGTCGTGGGCATCCAGTCCGCCGCCGGCTACGACGAGGGTCGTCCGCTGCCCGACGGCTGGTGA
- a CDS encoding NUDIX hydrolase produces MTPRSVADARADLVRVAREGVIWPGVPPRRDDGTPPARRSAVLVLFGVLDAVPAHGDTLPVPAELDVLLHRRAATLAHHPGQVAFPGGGIDPQDDGPVGAALRETVEETGLDPSGVDVLGTLADVPVPVSDNLVTPVLAWWSVPSPVVAVDHREAVDVFRAPVADLVDPSRRGVVVHAAGRGRARTPAFELDGGVVVWGFTALVLARVLDAAGWSVPWDRSRVVSP; encoded by the coding sequence ATGACGCCCCGGAGCGTCGCGGACGCGCGCGCCGACCTGGTCCGCGTGGCGCGCGAGGGGGTCATCTGGCCGGGCGTCCCGCCGCGGCGCGACGACGGCACCCCACCTGCGCGCCGTTCGGCGGTTCTCGTGCTCTTCGGCGTGCTGGACGCGGTGCCCGCGCACGGGGACACCCTGCCCGTGCCCGCCGAGCTCGACGTGCTGCTGCACCGGCGGGCCGCGACCCTGGCCCACCACCCGGGGCAGGTCGCGTTCCCCGGCGGCGGCATCGACCCGCAGGACGACGGACCGGTCGGAGCGGCGCTGCGCGAAACGGTCGAGGAGACCGGGCTCGACCCGTCCGGGGTCGACGTGCTCGGCACGCTCGCCGACGTCCCGGTGCCGGTGAGCGACAACCTCGTCACACCCGTCCTGGCCTGGTGGTCGGTGCCGTCCCCCGTCGTGGCGGTCGACCACCGCGAGGCCGTGGACGTCTTCCGGGCGCCCGTGGCCGACCTCGTCGACCCCTCCCGCCGCGGCGTCGTCGTGCACGCCGCGGGTCGGGGCCGCGCCCGCACGCCCGCGTTCGAGCTCGACGGCGGCGTCGTCGTGTGGGGGTTCACGGCGCTCGTGCTGGCGCGCGTGCTCGACGCCGCGGGCTGGTCGGTCCCGTGGGACCGCTCGCGGGTCGTCTCGCCGTGA
- a CDS encoding type 1 glutamine amidotransferase — protein sequence MSRVRPVLVVTHAPHEGPGAVARALADVPYGVRTVLDVAEPRLPALADVSGIVVMGGAMDADDVAGHPGLAAERGLLAAAVDADVPVLGICLGHQLLALALGARLHRRTAHEVGFAPVRVVADDPVLGGLGAAGSAPTVLHWHSDEVDLPEGATLLASSGTTTVQAFRAGSAVGLQFHPELDAAMLDLWLTTPDMVAGLEDDEVAAIRDDGARHLPALVPASARAFGAFAEQVRARG from the coding sequence GTGAGCCGCGTGCGTCCCGTCCTGGTGGTCACGCACGCCCCGCACGAGGGGCCGGGCGCGGTCGCGCGCGCCCTGGCGGACGTGCCGTACGGCGTGCGCACCGTGCTGGACGTCGCGGAGCCGCGGCTGCCCGCGCTGGCCGACGTGTCGGGCATCGTCGTGATGGGCGGGGCCATGGACGCCGACGACGTCGCCGGGCACCCGGGGCTCGCGGCCGAGCGCGGGCTACTCGCGGCCGCGGTCGACGCCGACGTCCCCGTCCTGGGGATCTGCCTCGGGCACCAGCTGCTCGCCCTCGCGCTCGGTGCGCGGCTGCACCGCCGCACGGCCCACGAGGTCGGGTTCGCCCCCGTGCGGGTCGTCGCGGACGACCCCGTGCTCGGGGGCCTCGGCGCCGCAGGTTCCGCGCCGACCGTCCTGCACTGGCACAGCGACGAGGTCGACCTGCCCGAGGGTGCGACCCTCCTCGCGTCGAGCGGGACCACGACCGTCCAGGCGTTCCGCGCGGGCAGCGCGGTCGGCCTCCAGTTCCACCCGGAGCTCGACGCCGCGATGCTCGACCTCTGGCTCACGACGCCCGACATGGTCGCCGGGCTCGAGGACGACGAGGTCGCGGCGATCCGCGACGACGGGGCACGCCACCTGCCCGCGCTGGTGCCGGCGTCCGCGCGGGCGTTCGGTGCGTTCGCCGAGCAGGTCAGGGCACGCGGATGA
- the dxs gene encoding 1-deoxy-D-xylulose-5-phosphate synthase produces the protein MGLLDRISSPQDVRRLSTRQVGELASEIRAFLVDQVSRTGGHLGPNLGVVELSIALHRVFDSPRDTIVFDTGHQAYVHKMLTGRQDFSALRRRGGMSGYPSRAESEHDVVENSHASTALSWADGIAKARQLRGESDRHTVAVIGDGALTGGMAWEALNNIAAGVDRRLVVVVNDNGRSYAPTIGGFAQHLDTLRTTQGYESVLTWGKTTLRRSGPPGRLAYDALHGLKKGIKDVVAPQGMFEDLGLKYIGPVDGHDEQAVERALRRARAFGGPVIVHVITEKGRGYTPAEQDVADRFHAVGKIHPETGLPLAPSRFGWTSVFADEIVRIGRRRPDVVAITAAMLQPVGLAPFAAEFPERVFDVGIAEQHAATSAAGMAFAGLHPVLAVYATFLNRAFDQVLMDVALHRAGVTFVLDRAGITGDDGASHNGMWDLAMLSIVPGLRLAAPRDEPTLRAALRQAVDVDDAPTVVRYPKGTMGDPVPALEDVDGVDVLARHPGESTRVLVVGIGSMVGTALAVGELLAAHGTAVTVVDPRWALPVPASLVKLAGEHDHVVTLEDGLVDGGIGALLGQRAREADVRTPVQSFGVPAVFLQHASRDEIVDELRLGPHDVAGDVLAALRAR, from the coding sequence GTGGGGCTGCTCGACCGCATCTCTTCGCCGCAGGACGTGCGTCGGCTCTCGACGCGCCAGGTCGGTGAGCTCGCGAGCGAGATCCGTGCGTTCCTCGTCGACCAGGTCTCGCGGACCGGGGGTCACCTCGGGCCCAACCTCGGCGTCGTCGAGCTGTCCATCGCGCTGCACCGCGTGTTCGACTCCCCGCGCGACACGATCGTGTTCGACACCGGCCACCAGGCGTACGTGCACAAGATGCTCACGGGGCGGCAGGACTTCTCCGCGCTGCGACGTCGCGGCGGCATGTCGGGCTACCCGAGCCGTGCCGAGTCCGAGCACGACGTGGTCGAGAACTCGCACGCGTCGACGGCCCTGTCGTGGGCCGACGGCATCGCCAAGGCGCGCCAGCTGCGCGGCGAGAGCGACCGCCACACCGTCGCGGTCATCGGCGACGGCGCACTCACCGGTGGCATGGCCTGGGAGGCGCTCAACAACATCGCCGCCGGCGTGGACCGCCGGCTCGTCGTCGTGGTGAACGACAACGGCCGGTCCTACGCGCCGACGATCGGCGGGTTCGCCCAGCACCTCGACACGCTGCGCACGACGCAGGGCTACGAGTCCGTGCTGACGTGGGGCAAGACGACGCTGCGCCGATCCGGGCCGCCCGGACGGCTGGCCTACGACGCGCTGCACGGCCTGAAGAAGGGCATCAAGGACGTCGTCGCGCCGCAGGGCATGTTCGAGGACCTGGGCCTGAAGTACATCGGCCCGGTCGACGGGCACGACGAGCAGGCCGTCGAGCGTGCGCTGCGCCGGGCGCGGGCGTTCGGCGGGCCGGTGATCGTGCACGTCATCACCGAGAAGGGCCGCGGGTACACCCCGGCCGAGCAGGACGTCGCGGACCGGTTCCACGCGGTCGGCAAGATCCACCCCGAGACGGGTCTGCCGCTCGCGCCCTCGCGCTTCGGCTGGACCAGCGTCTTCGCCGACGAGATCGTGCGCATCGGTCGCCGCCGCCCCGACGTCGTCGCGATCACCGCGGCGATGCTGCAGCCCGTGGGCCTGGCGCCGTTCGCCGCCGAGTTCCCCGAGCGCGTGTTCGACGTCGGGATCGCCGAGCAGCACGCGGCGACCTCCGCCGCAGGCATGGCCTTCGCGGGGCTGCACCCGGTCCTCGCCGTGTACGCCACGTTCCTCAACCGCGCCTTCGACCAGGTCCTCATGGACGTCGCGCTGCACCGCGCGGGCGTCACGTTCGTCCTCGACCGGGCCGGCATCACGGGTGACGACGGTGCCAGCCACAACGGCATGTGGGACCTCGCGATGCTCTCGATCGTGCCCGGCCTGAGGCTCGCCGCCCCCCGTGACGAGCCGACGCTGCGCGCCGCGCTGCGTCAGGCGGTCGACGTCGACGACGCACCCACGGTCGTGCGGTACCCCAAGGGCACGATGGGGGACCCGGTGCCCGCCCTCGAGGACGTCGACGGCGTCGACGTCCTCGCGCGGCACCCCGGCGAGAGCACGCGTGTGCTCGTCGTCGGTATCGGCTCCATGGTCGGCACCGCGCTCGCGGTCGGCGAGCTGCTCGCCGCGCACGGCACCGCGGTGACGGTGGTCGACCCGCGCTGGGCCCTGCCGGTCCCGGCGTCGCTCGTCAAGCTCGCGGGGGAGCACGACCACGTCGTCACCCTCGAGGACGGGCTCGTCGACGGCGGCATCGGGGCGCTGCTGGGTCAGCGGGCCCGGGAGGCGGACGTGCGCACGCCCGTGCAGTCGTTCGGCGTGCCGGCGGTCTTCCTGCAGCACGCGTCGCGCGACGAGATCGTCGACGAGCTGCGGCTCGGCCCGCACGACGTCGCGGGCGACGTGCTGGCGGCGCTGCGCGCGCGGTGA
- a CDS encoding aminoglycoside phosphotransferase family protein, protein MTAPSPRHPKIEVDVTADLARALLAEQHPDLAHLRLHGRTFGWDNLTWRLGDHLALRFPVREMSALLVEHEQRWLPVLAPRLPVPVPVPVRDGAPGLGYPWVWSVVPWLGGEVVAATEPSTRTTWAAELAGALASLHVPAPADAPVSLHRGVAPATRDDVVSGRLTADLPHADALRTAWRAGVAAPPWRGPALWVHGDPHPGNLVTADGHLTGLLDFGDLCSGDPASDLATAWMTFDTAGRAAFVARTQAARAWDDATWVRARAWAAAMVPVLLAHPEEYPLMAAVGRHAADELALD, encoded by the coding sequence GTGACCGCCCCGTCGCCCCGCCACCCGAAGATCGAGGTCGACGTCACGGCCGACCTCGCGCGGGCGCTGCTGGCCGAGCAGCACCCCGACCTGGCCCACCTGCGCCTGCACGGCCGCACGTTCGGCTGGGACAACCTCACGTGGCGCCTCGGCGACCACCTCGCGCTGCGGTTCCCCGTCCGGGAGATGTCCGCCCTGCTCGTCGAGCACGAGCAGCGCTGGCTGCCCGTCCTGGCCCCGCGGCTGCCCGTCCCCGTGCCGGTCCCCGTGCGCGACGGTGCTCCGGGGCTCGGCTACCCGTGGGTGTGGAGCGTGGTGCCCTGGCTGGGCGGCGAGGTCGTCGCCGCCACCGAGCCGTCGACGCGGACGACGTGGGCGGCCGAGCTCGCCGGCGCGCTGGCCTCGCTGCACGTGCCCGCCCCCGCCGACGCCCCGGTGAGCCTGCACCGCGGTGTCGCCCCGGCCACGCGCGACGACGTCGTCAGCGGCCGACTCACCGCCGACCTGCCGCACGCGGACGCGCTGCGCACCGCGTGGCGCGCGGGCGTGGCGGCACCGCCGTGGCGCGGTCCGGCGCTCTGGGTGCACGGCGACCCGCACCCCGGCAACCTCGTCACCGCGGACGGGCACCTCACGGGGCTCCTCGACTTCGGTGACCTGTGCTCCGGCGACCCGGCCAGCGACCTCGCGACCGCGTGGATGACGTTCGACACGGCCGGCCGCGCCGCCTTCGTCGCCCGCACGCAGGCCGCGCGCGCGTGGGACGACGCGACGTGGGTGCGGGCGCGCGCGTGGGCGGCCGCGATGGTGCCCGTGCTGCTCGCCCATCCCGAGGAGTACCCGTTGATGGCCGCCGTCGGGCGGCACGCGGCGGACGAGCTCGCGCTCGACTGA
- a CDS encoding DUF4126 domain-containing protein codes for MLVALTGIGLSAAAGLNAYIPFLLVALLARFTDLVALPSGLAWMESWWAIGIGALLLLADVVLDKVPAVDTVNDAIQTFIRPATGGIVFAATSAAEQLEGSSWFQENPWLPIAAGVAVAGLVHAGKAAARPVVNAGTGGLGAPVVSTLEDGASIGLSLIAVFLPVLVLLVVALAVWALVVARRRWRRRRPPRTRQDGPLAGT; via the coding sequence ATGCTGGTCGCGCTCACGGGGATCGGCCTGTCGGCCGCGGCAGGCCTCAACGCCTACATCCCGTTCCTGCTGGTCGCGTTGCTCGCGCGCTTCACGGACCTCGTCGCGCTGCCGTCCGGGCTCGCCTGGATGGAGAGCTGGTGGGCGATCGGGATCGGCGCGCTGCTGCTGCTGGCCGACGTCGTGCTCGACAAGGTCCCGGCGGTCGACACGGTCAACGACGCGATCCAGACGTTCATCCGGCCCGCGACCGGGGGCATCGTGTTCGCCGCCACGTCGGCTGCGGAGCAGCTCGAGGGCTCGTCGTGGTTCCAGGAGAACCCGTGGCTGCCGATCGCGGCAGGTGTCGCGGTCGCCGGGCTCGTGCACGCCGGCAAGGCCGCGGCCCGGCCCGTGGTCAACGCGGGCACGGGTGGGCTCGGCGCGCCCGTCGTCTCCACGCTCGAGGACGGTGCGTCGATCGGCCTGAGCCTCATCGCGGTCTTCCTGCCCGTGCTCGTGCTGCTCGTCGTGGCGCTGGCGGTCTGGGCGCTGGTCGTCGCCCGACGCCGGTGGCGCCGGCGCCGTCCGCCGCGGACGCGGCAGGACGGACCGCTGGCCGGGACCTAG